Proteins from a genomic interval of Quercus robur chromosome 9, dhQueRobu3.1, whole genome shotgun sequence:
- the LOC126699461 gene encoding uncharacterized protein LOC126699461, with translation MAGKAAKSVVKAVGDYQYPWREKLVKYKNELSKGVWGYWELGAWKPLGISARHRARLRKEVLLAGEDWSYDPERKEMRTKRKGHKCDRIAAEKRANTARLMQEMPQMLLDYKKRKWEKKMKEEDKSK, from the coding sequence ATGGCAGGCAAGGCGGCAAAATCTGTGGTGAAGGCAGTTGGGGACTACCAGTACCCATGGCGGGAGAAGTTGGTTAAGTACAAGAATGAGCTATCCAAGGGTGTATGGGGTTACTGGGAGCTAGGGGCCTGGAAACCCCTTGGCATTAGTGCTCGTCATAGAGCTAGACTTCGCAAAGAAGTCCTACTTGCTGGGGAAGACTGGTCATATGATCCAGAGAGGAAAGAGATGAGAACCAAGAGGAAAGGGCACAAATGTGATAGGATTGCTGCAGAAAAACGGGCAAACACTGCAAGGTTGATGCAAGAGATGCCACAAATGTTGCTGGATTACAAGAAGCGCAAgtgggagaagaagatgaaggaagaaGACAAGAGCAAGTGA